The Hydrogenobacter thermophilus TK-6 genome window below encodes:
- a CDS encoding ABC transporter ATP-binding protein, whose product MALIELREVKKTYRLDHVEVHVLKGISMSVERGEVLAIMGPSGSGKSTLMNIIGCLDVPTEGEYILDGVSIKNMSTDQIARVRNTKVGFVFQSFNLIPRLTALENVELPMIYAGVGRRERKKRAVELLKMVGLGDRIYHYPSQLSGGQQQRVAIARAIANNPPIILADEPTGSLDTATGNMIMDLLLSLNERLGTTLIVVTHEPAVASYCKRVVRIKDGLLVE is encoded by the coding sequence ATGGCTCTTATAGAGCTAAGAGAAGTTAAGAAAACATACAGGCTGGACCATGTAGAGGTGCATGTGCTTAAGGGTATAAGCATGAGTGTAGAAAGGGGGGAAGTGCTGGCTATCATGGGACCATCTGGCTCTGGAAAGTCCACCCTCATGAACATCATAGGCTGTCTTGATGTGCCTACGGAGGGAGAATACATACTGGACGGTGTATCTATCAAAAACATGAGCACGGACCAGATAGCGCGTGTTAGGAATACAAAGGTGGGCTTTGTTTTCCAGAGTTTTAATCTCATACCACGCCTTACCGCTCTTGAAAATGTGGAGCTTCCCATGATATACGCGGGTGTTGGGAGAAGGGAGAGGAAAAAAAGGGCTGTGGAGCTTTTAAAGATGGTTGGGCTTGGGGACAGAATTTACCACTATCCCAGCCAGCTTTCGGGAGGACAGCAACAGAGGGTTGCCATAGCCAGAGCCATAGCCAACAATCCCCCCATAATCCTTGCGGACGAACCGACAGGAAGCCTGGACACTGCAACGGGCAACATGATAATGGATCTGCTCCTGTCCCTCAACGAAAGGTTAGGGACAACACTGATAGTTGTCACGCACGAACCTGCGGTAGCATCTTACTGCAAAAGGGTTGTAAGGATAAAGGACGGCCTTCTGGTGGAATGA
- a CDS encoding efflux RND transporter periplasmic adaptor subunit → MSRVILLAFILPSSLGAFLWFYTHRTKDAESEFKIERVSRGDIVSKVSATGTINPVATVIVGSQVSGKIVAIYADYNSRVRKGQVLAEIDPSLFLAQLQQGRASVETAKANLEKERRTMQVLEANLEGAQAVLEKARRDLQRAKYLYEKSLLSESDMDVAQQSYKSALANVEAIKAQIEAQRLAIKSAENQLKQALANMSIAETNLRYTKIVSPVDGIVITKNVEVGQTVAASFQTPTLFLIAKDLSKMQVEATVSEADIGKIKEGQEVEFTVDAYPGRVFRGRVSQVRLSPVNIQNVITYTVIIPVDNSHMLLKPGMTANVSFLVAKKTGVLRVPNVALRVRLRGEKQQGAGVWVLRDNRPVRVPVKTGISDGTYTEVVAGDLKEGDKVIVGLGEERKKPASPRFF, encoded by the coding sequence ATGAGTAGGGTTATACTTCTTGCCTTCATACTGCCTTCCTCCTTGGGCGCTTTTCTGTGGTTTTATACACACAGGACCAAGGATGCAGAGAGTGAGTTTAAGATAGAGAGGGTCTCGCGCGGTGATATAGTTTCAAAGGTTTCCGCAACGGGGACTATAAATCCTGTAGCTACGGTGATAGTGGGTTCTCAGGTCTCGGGCAAAATTGTGGCTATATACGCGGACTATAACTCGCGGGTCAGAAAAGGTCAGGTGCTTGCGGAGATAGACCCATCCTTATTTCTGGCACAGCTCCAGCAGGGCAGGGCTTCTGTAGAAACTGCAAAGGCAAATCTTGAAAAGGAGAGAAGGACCATGCAGGTTCTGGAGGCAAACTTAGAAGGGGCGCAGGCGGTTTTGGAAAAGGCAAGGAGGGACCTTCAGAGAGCCAAGTATCTGTATGAGAAGAGTTTGCTGTCCGAGAGCGATATGGATGTGGCACAGCAGAGCTACAAGAGCGCTTTAGCAAATGTGGAAGCAATAAAGGCTCAGATAGAGGCTCAGCGTTTAGCTATAAAGTCTGCAGAAAACCAGCTAAAGCAAGCTCTGGCTAACATGAGCATTGCGGAAACTAACCTGAGATACACCAAGATAGTTTCCCCGGTTGACGGTATTGTTATTACAAAAAATGTGGAAGTAGGGCAGACTGTGGCAGCAAGCTTTCAAACACCCACCCTGTTTTTGATAGCCAAGGACCTTTCCAAGATGCAGGTGGAGGCAACGGTTTCTGAGGCGGATATTGGTAAGATAAAAGAGGGACAGGAGGTGGAATTCACTGTGGATGCATACCCTGGCAGAGTCTTTAGGGGTAGGGTATCTCAGGTAAGACTTTCACCCGTAAACATTCAGAATGTGATAACTTACACGGTTATAATCCCTGTGGATAACAGCCACATGCTTTTAAAACCGGGCATGACTGCCAATGTGTCCTTTCTGGTAGCTAAGAAGACTGGTGTTCTTAGAGTTCCCAATGTGGCACTCAGGGTAAGGTTGAGGGGAGAGAAACAGCAGGGAGCGGGTGTATGGGTGCTAAGGGACAACAGACCCGTCAGAGTTCCTGTAAAGACCGGCATAAGCGATGGCACTTACACGGAGGTTGTTGCAGGAGACCTGAAGGAAGGGGATAAGGTTATAGTAGGTTTGGGAGAAGAGAGGAAAAAGCCTGCATCGCCGAGGTTCTTCTGA
- the lpxE gene encoding lipid A 1-phosphatase LpxE, whose amino-acid sequence MNIENFPLNVELFYLINHARSSILDTFFGYFYLLGKGYVLIPIAFILIVSKNRRWKLFLLSVAVESATVHLLKFGFDAPRPASMLTDVYLLEPLYHRSFPSGDTAMAFLIASFFFPVSPPLVRVLLWAYAFLIAYGRIYIGAHFPLDVIAGATIGALSYKLCERLVHSKLIGWW is encoded by the coding sequence ATGAACATAGAAAACTTCCCCTTGAATGTGGAGCTTTTTTACCTTATCAACCACGCAAGAAGCTCTATTCTGGATACTTTCTTTGGCTACTTTTACCTGCTTGGGAAGGGCTATGTGCTAATTCCCATAGCTTTTATTCTGATAGTTTCAAAAAACAGAAGGTGGAAACTTTTCCTGCTCTCTGTGGCGGTAGAGAGTGCCACTGTACACCTTCTGAAGTTTGGCTTTGATGCACCAAGACCTGCCAGCATGCTCACAGATGTTTATCTCCTTGAGCCTCTGTATCACAGATCTTTCCCATCAGGGGATACTGCTATGGCTTTTCTTATTGCCTCTTTCTTCTTTCCAGTGTCCCCGCCTCTTGTTAGGGTGCTTTTGTGGGCTTACGCTTTTTTGATAGCTTACGGCAGGATTTACATAGGCGCACACTTTCCCCTTGATGTTATTGCCGGTGCCACCATAGGTGCGCTTTCCTACAAACTCTGTGAGAGGCTCGTTCATTCTAAGTTAATTGGCTGGTGGTAA
- a CDS encoding YchF/TatD family DNA exonuclease: MIDTHCHLDLLKKEDLEDSLKDSSLEYFITVGYDSKTIENAIKLSQEQERVYCAIGFHPHEADKVKDGDLLWLKDLAQKHPKVKALGEMGLDFYKDYSDRKKQEDIFRKQISIARELGLPLVIHSRDAEAKTLEILREERAYEVGGVMHCFTGSYEFMKKCVDLGFYISYSGIITYKNADALREVVKKTPTTRILLETDSPFLAPEPVRGKPNKPLNVWYTAKVMAGLIPNSSLEDIDRMTSENAKLLFNIGNNGKKDTITYVINNKLYINLTNKCNLHCAFCQRERERNFMIKGYWVWTTRDPSVEEVIREIGDPTKYEEVVFCGYGEPTLRLSALKEIARYVKSKGGKVRVDTNGLMFTFLPREKIKELKGLVDVWSVSLNAQDEETYNRVCRPAQQEAFKKVMEFIKTALKEGFEVIATAVDYQGVDIEKTKELAELLGAKFRFRPYEVVG; the protein is encoded by the coding sequence ATGATAGACACCCACTGCCACCTTGACCTTCTAAAAAAGGAGGACTTAGAAGATAGTTTAAAAGATAGCTCTCTTGAGTACTTTATTACTGTAGGTTATGACAGTAAAACCATTGAAAATGCCATAAAGCTATCCCAGGAGCAGGAGCGTGTATACTGCGCCATAGGTTTCCATCCCCACGAGGCTGACAAGGTAAAAGACGGGGACCTCCTCTGGCTCAAAGACTTGGCACAAAAGCACCCTAAGGTGAAGGCTCTTGGTGAAATGGGGCTTGATTTTTATAAGGACTATTCTGACAGAAAGAAGCAGGAGGATATATTCAGAAAGCAGATAAGCATAGCCAGAGAGCTGGGGCTACCGCTGGTTATACACAGCAGAGATGCGGAAGCAAAAACTCTTGAAATACTCAGGGAGGAGAGAGCTTACGAGGTGGGTGGCGTCATGCACTGCTTTACCGGAAGCTACGAGTTTATGAAAAAGTGCGTGGACCTTGGCTTTTACATATCCTACTCGGGCATCATAACTTATAAAAACGCAGACGCTCTCAGAGAAGTGGTCAAAAAAACGCCCACAACGAGAATACTTTTAGAAACGGACAGTCCTTTTTTGGCTCCTGAGCCAGTGAGGGGAAAACCCAACAAGCCTTTAAATGTATGGTACACAGCAAAGGTAATGGCAGGTCTTATCCCTAACTCCTCGCTTGAGGATATAGACCGTATGACCTCAGAAAATGCCAAGCTACTTTTCAACATAGGAAACAACGGGAAAAAGGACACTATAACCTATGTGATAAACAACAAACTCTACATTAACCTCACCAACAAGTGCAACCTCCACTGCGCCTTCTGTCAGAGGGAGAGGGAGAGGAACTTTATGATAAAGGGCTACTGGGTGTGGACAACAAGAGACCCAAGCGTAGAGGAGGTCATAAGGGAGATAGGAGACCCTACAAAATACGAAGAAGTAGTTTTTTGCGGATACGGAGAGCCTACGCTCAGGCTTTCAGCTCTCAAAGAGATAGCCAGATATGTAAAGAGTAAAGGAGGAAAGGTACGCGTTGATACCAACGGTCTCATGTTTACCTTCCTTCCCAGAGAAAAGATCAAAGAACTTAAAGGTCTTGTGGATGTGTGGTCTGTTAGCCTGAACGCACAGGACGAGGAAACCTACAACAGAGTTTGCAGACCGGCTCAGCAAGAGGCTTTCAAAAAGGTTATGGAGTTCATAAAAACTGCTTTAAAAGAAGGCTTTGAAGTTATAGCTACCGCCGTGGATTACCAAGGTGTTGACATAGAGAAGACTAAAGAGCTGGCCGAGTTGCTGGGTGCCAAGTTCAGGTTCAGACCTTACGAGGTGGTAGGTTGA
- a CDS encoding cytochrome c oxidase subunit I has protein sequence MAAIGVHRPWYSAGIREWIFTTDHKKIAVFYGVTTLLFFLVAGLMALGIRLELWEPGLQFMSAETYNYLLTAHGVVMLLWWAIGVWSAFANFLIPLMIGARDVAFPRLNALSWWTFFAASVLVLLTLVPSNHIRMMWTGYPPFSLNDDAGTTALYVFIVHLVGASSIMGAVNFITTTLRMRAPGVTLKNMNLILHGIMAANVIQLLGVPSFAGAVTMLFLDKYLGTNFFNPNLGGDPLIYENVFWFYSHPAVYVMILPAFGVFSEVIATFSRKLIFGQITMVFAIWAIALLGFMVWVHHLFTSGIPDWVRIIFSYTTVLIGVPTGIKIFNWVATLYKGSIRYTTPMLFTLGGIFMFLIGGLTGIPLALPAFDINAQDSQFVVAHFHYVLGMATTLGAFSGIYYWFPKLTGKMYNEKLGKLSFWIIMIGSNLFYFFQFIIGLEGMPRRYADYPPIPEFIQLQHIQTVGAFILAVGILLSLINWIVSAVKGKEAGSNPWGSNSLEWQIPSPPPPHNFDRIPELPAGWDPYDYAHHKPQHT, from the coding sequence ATGGCAGCCATAGGCGTTCACAGACCCTGGTACAGTGCAGGTATCAGGGAATGGATATTTACAACGGACCACAAGAAGATAGCGGTTTTTTACGGCGTGACCACATTGCTTTTCTTTCTGGTCGCGGGTCTTATGGCTCTGGGTATAAGGCTGGAGCTCTGGGAGCCGGGCCTTCAGTTTATGTCAGCTGAAACATACAACTACCTGCTTACAGCGCACGGTGTTGTAATGCTTCTCTGGTGGGCGATAGGTGTGTGGAGTGCCTTTGCCAACTTCCTCATTCCTCTAATGATAGGAGCAAGGGATGTGGCTTTTCCAAGACTTAACGCTCTGAGCTGGTGGACCTTCTTTGCAGCAAGTGTGCTGGTGCTTTTAACACTTGTGCCTTCCAATCACATAAGAATGATGTGGACAGGATACCCTCCCTTCTCACTGAACGATGACGCTGGCACTACAGCCTTATATGTCTTTATAGTACACCTTGTAGGCGCATCCTCCATCATGGGCGCTGTAAACTTCATAACCACCACGCTGAGAATGAGGGCACCAGGAGTAACGCTCAAAAATATGAATCTCATATTACACGGAATAATGGCTGCCAATGTCATACAGCTTTTAGGTGTGCCTTCCTTTGCGGGTGCTGTTACCATGCTGTTCCTTGATAAGTACCTCGGTACTAACTTCTTCAATCCTAACTTAGGGGGTGACCCTCTCATATACGAGAATGTGTTCTGGTTTTACTCCCATCCGGCGGTTTATGTCATGATCCTTCCAGCCTTTGGTGTGTTCTCTGAGGTCATAGCCACTTTTTCAAGAAAGCTCATCTTTGGACAGATCACCATGGTCTTTGCCATATGGGCTATTGCTCTTCTTGGCTTCATGGTTTGGGTGCATCACCTTTTTACCTCTGGCATACCTGACTGGGTGAGGATCATCTTCTCTTACACCACTGTTCTTATAGGTGTGCCAACAGGCATAAAGATATTCAACTGGGTGGCAACTCTATACAAAGGCTCTATAAGGTACACCACTCCCATGCTCTTTACCCTCGGTGGTATATTCATGTTCCTCATAGGTGGTCTGACGGGTATTCCCCTGGCACTTCCTGCCTTTGACATAAACGCGCAGGATTCGCAGTTTGTAGTGGCGCACTTCCACTATGTTCTTGGCATGGCTACAACTCTTGGAGCTTTCAGCGGTATATACTACTGGTTTCCTAAATTAACGGGTAAGATGTACAACGAAAAACTCGGAAAGCTAAGCTTCTGGATAATTATGATAGGCTCTAACCTCTTTTACTTCTTCCAGTTCATCATAGGACTTGAGGGTATGCCAAGAAGGTACGCAGACTACCCACCTATACCTGAATTCATACAGCTCCAGCACATACAAACAGTAGGAGCCTTTATACTGGCAGTAGGAATCCTTTTGAGCCTTATAAACTGGATAGTCTCCGCTGTAAAAGGTAAGGAAGCGGGTTCAAACCCCTGGGGTTCCAACTCCTTAGAGTGGCAGATACCCTCTCCTCCACCTCCCCACAACTTTGACCGTATACCAGAACTGCCTGCCGGCTGGGACCCTTACGATTACGCTCATCACAAACCTCAACATACATGA
- the coxB gene encoding cytochrome c oxidase subunit II — translation MRALYPLFILALLGIANAEPIAYPANLWDRIYGIWLFIAVVIYLVVAIPMLYFMIKYRYKPGKNEDGVPIEGNNALEVTWTVIPLLIVIYLATQSFVFYKQQRNAPPGAMEIKVTGFMWGWEVDYPNGKKVFAFFSSDYKIPEEQKIVLPAGKPIKVLLTSRDVIHSFYVRPAKVMEDAVPGRITHLWFQINKPGEYWAFCREYCGTQHSHMVAIIKVVPQEDFDKWVKAGVSQSKLELASNSKEVQ, via the coding sequence ATGAGAGCTCTGTACCCTTTGTTTATTCTTGCGTTGCTTGGTATAGCTAACGCAGAACCTATTGCCTATCCTGCCAACCTGTGGGATAGGATATACGGCATATGGCTGTTTATAGCTGTGGTGATCTATCTCGTTGTTGCCATACCCATGCTCTACTTTATGATAAAGTACAGGTACAAGCCAGGAAAGAACGAAGATGGAGTGCCTATTGAGGGCAACAACGCTCTTGAGGTGACATGGACTGTAATACCACTACTTATAGTCATCTACCTGGCAACTCAGAGTTTTGTATTTTACAAACAGCAGAGGAATGCGCCACCTGGTGCTATGGAGATAAAGGTCACCGGCTTTATGTGGGGATGGGAAGTTGACTACCCTAATGGGAAAAAGGTCTTTGCCTTCTTTAGCTCTGATTATAAAATACCGGAGGAGCAGAAGATAGTCCTCCCCGCCGGTAAGCCTATCAAGGTATTACTCACATCCAGAGATGTCATACATTCCTTTTATGTGCGTCCCGCCAAGGTGATGGAGGATGCAGTGCCAGGAAGGATAACCCACCTGTGGTTTCAGATAAACAAACCCGGTGAGTACTGGGCTTTCTGCAGGGAGTACTGTGGGACACAGCACTCACACATGGTGGCTATTATAAAAGTCGTTCCGCAGGAAGATTTTGATAAATGGGTAAAGGCTGGTGTAAGCCAGTCTAAACTTGAGTTAGCAAGCAACTCAAAGGAGGTGCAGTGA
- a CDS encoding SCO family protein → MKRLLFILLLVHLAYPYGNLPRDAYFDPSVLEINQDLYLGKKLKDYTMLTDRGWTSLYKVIDNRPTILQLAYYTCDASCPILTENLLKAVKDLDGKKFNVVVLSFDKRDNIDTLKAFKKKLGNVPDNWTFGILQEEDIKDITQSVGFKFFFSERDKTFVHPNTLIFLSPDAKVMRYLFGTFPKTKDVNLALIDAQREKPSINNIVDLALLACYRYDPSRSRYTIDPLVIFAMMGFGLLGITALLTLTYKKAQEV, encoded by the coding sequence GTGAAGAGGCTCCTCTTTATTTTGCTTCTGGTCCACTTGGCATATCCTTACGGTAATCTTCCCAGAGATGCCTACTTTGACCCCTCCGTGCTTGAGATAAATCAGGACCTTTATCTGGGCAAGAAGCTAAAAGACTACACCATGCTTACTGACAGAGGATGGACAAGCCTTTACAAGGTGATAGACAACAGGCCTACAATACTTCAGCTTGCTTACTACACATGCGATGCATCCTGTCCCATACTTACCGAAAACCTTCTTAAAGCGGTGAAGGACTTAGACGGGAAAAAGTTTAATGTGGTTGTTCTCTCTTTTGATAAAAGGGATAACATAGACACTCTGAAAGCCTTTAAGAAAAAGCTGGGGAATGTGCCTGATAACTGGACCTTTGGCATACTTCAGGAGGAAGACATAAAAGACATAACGCAGAGCGTAGGATTTAAGTTCTTCTTCTCGGAAAGAGACAAAACCTTTGTGCATCCCAACACCCTTATATTTCTCTCCCCCGACGCCAAGGTTATGAGGTATTTGTTTGGAACATTCCCTAAAACCAAAGATGTTAATCTTGCCCTCATTGATGCGCAGAGGGAAAAGCCAAGCATTAACAACATAGTAGACCTTGCTCTGCTTGCCTGCTACAGGTATGACCCTTCCAGAAGCAGGTACACTATAGACCCCCTTGTTATCTTTGCAATGATGGGCTTTGGTCTGCTGGGTATAACAGCCCTGCTGACATTAACCTATAAGAAAGCTCAGGAGGTATAA
- a CDS encoding cytochrome c oxidase subunit 3 — translation MAQHEVHHHLGAHETSFWPLPVGLGILLLPISLTAYFAWHQQMLGLVLGGFSLLLMVFGLIGWADEFFKKGHEEGFGSLAITLFIATEVIIFGTMFAAFWTARIAHADIWHSWVPKMNFVIPAILTLILWASSFTILVSEKSAESGKRGASILWLLATLILGSAFVVIHFNEWQHLWHEGFTLSSNMYGTGFYALTGIHTSHVLVGLVSQLYVLWLLLSGRMTSHRTTMFKAVSIYWHFVDLMWLLVASSAYIIGGLV, via the coding sequence ATGGCACAACACGAGGTGCACCATCACCTTGGAGCACACGAAACCAGCTTCTGGCCCCTGCCTGTGGGTCTGGGTATTTTACTTCTCCCCATATCCTTAACAGCTTACTTTGCCTGGCACCAGCAGATGCTGGGACTTGTGCTGGGTGGATTCTCCTTACTGCTCATGGTTTTTGGGCTCATAGGCTGGGCTGACGAGTTTTTCAAAAAAGGTCATGAAGAGGGCTTTGGTAGCCTTGCCATAACGCTTTTCATAGCCACTGAAGTGATCATCTTTGGCACCATGTTTGCCGCCTTCTGGACTGCGAGAATAGCTCATGCGGACATATGGCACAGCTGGGTACCAAAAATGAACTTCGTCATACCTGCTATACTGACCCTCATACTCTGGGCTTCCAGCTTCACCATTCTGGTGTCCGAAAAGTCTGCAGAATCAGGCAAAAGAGGGGCATCCATTCTGTGGCTCCTGGCAACGCTCATTTTAGGCTCCGCCTTTGTAGTCATTCACTTCAACGAATGGCAGCATCTCTGGCACGAAGGATTCACTCTCAGCTCCAACATGTACGGCACTGGTTTTTATGCTCTCACAGGCATACACACCTCTCACGTGCTGGTAGGTCTTGTGTCCCAGCTGTATGTGCTGTGGCTACTTCTGTCGGGCAGGATGACCTCTCACAGGACCACCATGTTTAAGGCAGTCAGCATATACTGGCACTTTGTGGACCTTATGTGGCTCTTAGTTGCCAGCAGTGCTTACATCATAGGAGGTCTTGTGTGA
- a CDS encoding OmpA family protein codes for MRKTLMAYLLGLTIAYAQQYNFNIMDGINETLRVVEVAYKSGAEEKDIYHFEKARAYSDVSMFLASEQDGIGSKMFAIKSMNSASKALGGLKGLDSLNLLSHQEFEKLTGLSIAEVNERLMYLRENKGESCAPKELAKAEVAYDALVYEASKEQINQMVLLKLYNDAVNNSLLAKEKLDSAIESKLECYTGKVELPVALKEEPKEQEEKVEKKMPQEEPLMVSARIHFDFDKYSIKREYIPLLNEVVKTLKENPNVRVRIEGYTDNIGTKAYNDKLAMKRAKAVKDYLVKHGIEESRIDTVGFGKERYIASNETAIGRFTNRRADFIILRLSSQ; via the coding sequence ATGAGAAAGACTCTCATGGCTTACCTGCTTGGTCTTACCATAGCCTACGCTCAGCAGTATAACTTTAACATTATGGACGGCATAAACGAGACTCTCAGAGTCGTGGAGGTAGCCTACAAGTCGGGTGCGGAAGAAAAGGATATTTACCACTTTGAAAAGGCAAGAGCCTACAGCGATGTATCCATGTTTTTGGCTTCAGAGCAAGACGGTATAGGTTCCAAGATGTTTGCCATAAAGAGTATGAACTCTGCGTCAAAAGCTTTGGGAGGGCTAAAGGGATTAGATTCCTTAAACCTTTTAAGCCATCAGGAGTTTGAGAAGCTCACAGGTCTTAGTATAGCAGAAGTTAATGAAAGGCTCATGTATTTGAGAGAGAACAAAGGGGAAAGCTGTGCACCTAAGGAGCTTGCAAAAGCGGAAGTGGCTTACGATGCCCTTGTATACGAAGCGAGTAAAGAACAAATAAACCAGATGGTACTTCTCAAGTTATACAACGATGCGGTAAACAACAGCTTACTGGCCAAAGAGAAGCTTGATTCCGCTATAGAGAGCAAATTAGAGTGCTATACGGGAAAGGTTGAACTGCCAGTAGCGCTAAAGGAAGAGCCAAAGGAGCAAGAGGAAAAAGTAGAGAAAAAAATGCCTCAGGAAGAACCCCTCATGGTCAGCGCAAGAATCCACTTTGATTTTGACAAATACAGCATAAAGAGGGAATATATACCCTTGCTTAACGAAGTGGTCAAAACCTTAAAGGAAAATCCCAATGTGAGAGTGAGAATTGAGGGCTACACTGACAACATAGGTACCAAAGCATACAACGACAAACTTGCCATGAAGAGAGCAAAAGCTGTAAAGGACTATCTTGTAAAGCACGGCATAGAAGAGAGTAGAATAGATACAGTAGGCTTTGGGAAAGAAAGGTACATCGCAAGCAACGAAACGGCTATCGGCAGGTTCACCAACAGAAGGGCGGACTTCATTATTTTGAGACTTTCTTCTCAGTAA
- the dtd gene encoding D-aminoacyl-tRNA deacylase → MRAILQRVKASWVLVDGVEVGRIGMGVNVLLGIGKGDNEEDAKKLADKILNLRIFEDERGKFQHSLLDIKGSALIIPQFTLYASIKKGRRPSFEQAEEPVRAEKLYNYFVEVMSQKVPVSTGRFGANMEVHIVNWGPVTVFLDSKEL, encoded by the coding sequence ATGAGGGCTATTTTGCAAAGGGTGAAGGCTTCTTGGGTTTTGGTAGACGGTGTTGAAGTGGGAAGGATAGGTATGGGGGTAAATGTGCTTTTGGGTATAGGAAAGGGTGATAATGAGGAAGATGCCAAAAAGCTGGCTGACAAGATTCTGAACCTTAGAATATTTGAGGACGAAAGGGGAAAGTTTCAGCACTCCCTTCTTGATATAAAGGGTTCTGCACTGATAATTCCACAGTTTACCCTTTATGCAAGTATAAAGAAAGGTAGAAGACCGAGTTTTGAGCAGGCGGAAGAGCCTGTCAGAGCTGAGAAGCTATACAATTACTTTGTGGAAGTTATGTCTCAAAAAGTGCCGGTAAGCACCGGCAGGTTTGGTGCTAATATGGAGGTGCACATAGTAAACTGGGGACCCGTCACCGTTTTTTTGGACAGCAAGGAGCTTTGA
- a CDS encoding precorrin-2 dehydrogenase/sirohydrochlorin ferrochelatase family protein, whose translation MPHFPAFINLEGKKVVVVGGGVVAERKIEKLLPFKPSIKVISPAFTAGIEKLRREGRVSIVKRKFMLPDIRDAFMVIVAVDNIKLQKRIYEYCKKRRILCNAVDSPDFCTFIFPALVIRGDIVIGISTSGKVPALSRSLREYVQKALPENLEQVKEKLETMRRNIPKGEERQRLMVKLSRRFLNL comes from the coding sequence ATGCCTCACTTTCCTGCTTTTATAAATCTTGAGGGTAAGAAGGTAGTGGTGGTAGGGGGTGGTGTTGTAGCAGAAAGAAAAATAGAAAAACTGCTTCCTTTTAAGCCTTCCATAAAAGTAATTTCACCGGCATTTACAGCAGGCATAGAGAAGCTGAGAAGAGAAGGGAGAGTCTCCATCGTAAAGAGAAAGTTTATGCTACCTGACATAAGAGATGCCTTTATGGTAATCGTAGCTGTTGATAATATAAAGTTGCAGAAGAGGATTTATGAATACTGCAAAAAGAGACGCATCCTTTGCAATGCGGTTGACAGTCCTGACTTTTGTACCTTCATATTTCCTGCGCTGGTAATAAGGGGTGATATAGTCATAGGCATATCCACATCCGGCAAAGTTCCGGCTCTCTCCAGAAGCTTGAGGGAGTATGTGCAAAAAGCACTTCCGGAGAATCTTGAGCAAGTAAAGGAGAAATTGGAAACGATGAGAAGAAATATTCCCAAGGGTGAGGAAAGACAACGTTTGATGGTAAAGCTTTCTCGGAGGTTTCTTAATTTATAA